A single genomic interval of Streptomyces sp. BA2 harbors:
- a CDS encoding PPOX class F420-dependent oxidoreductase, whose product MAANIASNTAVSLEELLDFVRPRHRAILLTARADGAPQGSPLTCGVDDAGRIVVSTYPERAKTRNAKRNPRVSIIVLSDEWNGPWVQIDGTAEVIDSPASVEPLVEYFRNISGEHPDWDEYREAMVKQGKSIIRITPERWGPVATGGFPPAKA is encoded by the coding sequence ATGGCAGCCAACATCGCGTCCAACACCGCCGTATCCCTGGAGGAGTTGCTGGACTTCGTCCGGCCCCGTCACCGGGCGATCCTGCTCACCGCCCGCGCGGACGGCGCCCCGCAGGGATCCCCCCTGACCTGCGGCGTCGACGACGCCGGGCGGATCGTGGTGTCCACCTACCCGGAGCGCGCCAAGACGCGGAACGCCAAGCGGAATCCGCGGGTCAGCATCATCGTGCTGAGCGACGAGTGGAACGGCCCCTGGGTCCAGATCGACGGCACGGCCGAGGTCATCGACTCCCCGGCTTCGGTGGAGCCCCTGGTCGAGTACTTCCGGAACATCTCCGGCGAGCACCCGGACTGGGACGAGTACCGCGAGGCCATGGTGAAGCAGGGCAAGTCCATCATCCGGATCACCCCGGAGCGATGGGGCCCGGTGGCCACCGGCGGCTTCCCGCCCGCCAAGGCCTAG
- a CDS encoding TetR/AcrR family transcriptional regulator → MAKAADRAKRPARTSVWLEGKAPRNGAGRRSDQPSGLDRERITEATVRLLDEEGLAKFSMRRLAADLNVTAMSVYWYVDTKDDLLELALDAVAGEMVLPDPDAVTPGRWRETLRELAEEYRGLLVRHAWVSPLVGNFLNIGPNWIKFSLAVQGVVRGTGLPAEKQAGAIAAVFQFVYGFGTVQGHYIARCAAAGLTPEEYFKEAMGAVSAHPALEETLHSSTDMMEARGGSTVEEMWELDFAVALDLLVAGIEATL, encoded by the coding sequence ATGGCGAAGGCAGCCGACCGCGCGAAGCGCCCCGCGCGGACCAGCGTCTGGCTGGAGGGCAAAGCCCCCCGGAACGGCGCGGGCCGCAGGAGTGATCAGCCGTCGGGCCTGGACCGCGAGCGCATTACGGAGGCCACGGTCCGTCTCCTGGACGAGGAGGGCCTCGCCAAGTTCTCGATGCGGCGCCTGGCGGCGGACCTGAACGTCACGGCGATGTCCGTGTACTGGTACGTCGACACCAAGGACGACCTACTCGAACTGGCCCTTGACGCGGTCGCCGGGGAGATGGTCCTGCCGGACCCGGACGCGGTCACACCCGGCCGGTGGCGCGAGACGCTGCGCGAACTGGCCGAGGAGTACCGGGGGTTGCTGGTCCGGCACGCCTGGGTGTCGCCGCTGGTCGGCAACTTCCTCAACATCGGCCCGAACTGGATCAAGTTCTCGCTCGCCGTGCAGGGAGTGGTCCGCGGGACCGGCCTGCCGGCGGAGAAGCAGGCCGGGGCGATCGCCGCCGTCTTCCAGTTCGTGTACGGATTCGGCACGGTGCAGGGCCACTACATCGCGCGGTGCGCGGCCGCGGGGCTCACTCCGGAGGAGTACTTCAAGGAAGCGATGGGCGCGGTCAGCGCTCACCCCGCCCTTGAGGAGACCCTGCACAGCTCCACCGACATGATGGAGGCGCGGGGCGGGTCCACGGTGGAGGAGATGTGGGAGCTGGACTTCGCCGTTGCCCTGGACCTGCTGGTCGCGGGAATCGAGGCAACGTTGTAG
- a CDS encoding ArnT family glycosyltransferase has protein sequence MTTTSPPAPLHAAPGARAHRGPRTLPARLWRGRPDDPRWARPAFLGLLLATAVLYLWNLSASGYANSFYSAAVQAGSQSWKAMFFGSLDAGNAITVDKPPAALWPMALSVRLFGLNSWAVLAPQVLMGVATVGVLYAAVRRRFSPAAGLIAGAVLALTPVAALMFRFNNPDALLALLMTVTVYCVLRALEHGRTKWLVWAGVAVGLAFLTKTLQAFLILPPLAALYAVCAPVRLRKRFGQLALSGLAMVVAGGWWVAIVELWPASSRPYIGGSQNNSFLELTFGYNGLGRINGEETGSVGGGGGPGGGGGGGGGGGGQWGETGLGRMFNSEVGSQISWLIPAALILLVGGIVLTWKARRTDTARSAFVAWGSALLMTAAVFSFMAGIFHQYYTIALAPYIAALIGMGATVLWEERAKWWAGALLGVSVAGTAWWGYVLLGRTPDYVPWLRWAVLVGGLVGALGLLLTARLGRQFALAAVGLSLAASLAGLVAYTLSTVNSAHTGSIVTAGPASAGGMGGPGGGGGRPGGGGGGGGGGGGGMQPPGQNGQQGQNGKQGNNNAMRPPTGGQPQGGQQRTMPGGGTAERGGMGGGGMGGLLDGAQVSSKAKKLLEEDASDYTWSAAAIGSQNAASYQLATGDPVMAIGGFNGSDPSPTLAQFKQYVEDGKVHYFISGGGMGGGGGGGMGGDSGTSSKISSWVEDTFKKVTVGSATFYDLTQPKS, from the coding sequence ATGACGACGACTTCCCCGCCTGCGCCGCTGCACGCGGCGCCGGGTGCGCGAGCCCATCGGGGCCCGCGCACGCTGCCCGCGCGCCTCTGGCGCGGACGCCCCGACGACCCGCGCTGGGCGCGCCCCGCCTTCCTGGGGCTACTCCTCGCGACCGCGGTCCTCTACCTCTGGAACCTCAGCGCGTCCGGCTACGCCAACTCCTTCTACTCCGCGGCCGTTCAGGCAGGCAGCCAGAGCTGGAAGGCGATGTTCTTCGGCTCGCTCGACGCGGGCAACGCGATCACCGTCGACAAGCCCCCGGCCGCGCTCTGGCCGATGGCGCTCTCCGTACGCCTCTTCGGGCTCAACTCCTGGGCGGTCCTTGCCCCGCAGGTGCTCATGGGCGTCGCGACGGTCGGTGTGCTCTATGCCGCCGTACGTCGCCGCTTCAGCCCGGCGGCCGGGCTGATCGCGGGCGCGGTGCTCGCGCTGACGCCCGTCGCCGCGCTGATGTTCCGGTTCAACAATCCGGACGCGCTGCTTGCGCTCCTGATGACGGTCACCGTGTACTGCGTCCTGCGCGCCCTGGAGCACGGCCGCACCAAGTGGCTGGTGTGGGCGGGCGTCGCGGTCGGCCTCGCCTTCCTGACCAAGACGCTGCAGGCGTTCCTGATCCTGCCGCCGCTCGCCGCCCTGTACGCGGTGTGCGCACCCGTGCGGCTGCGCAAGCGCTTCGGTCAACTCGCCCTCTCCGGGCTCGCGATGGTCGTCGCGGGCGGCTGGTGGGTCGCGATCGTGGAGCTGTGGCCCGCGTCATCGCGCCCGTACATCGGCGGCTCGCAGAACAACTCCTTCCTGGAGCTGACCTTCGGTTACAACGGCCTCGGACGCATCAACGGTGAGGAGACCGGCAGCGTGGGCGGCGGGGGAGGCCCCGGCGGCGGCGGTGGCGGCGGTGGTGGCGGTGGCGGTCAGTGGGGCGAGACCGGGCTCGGGCGGATGTTCAACTCCGAGGTCGGCAGCCAGATCTCCTGGCTGATCCCCGCCGCGCTGATCCTGCTCGTCGGCGGCATCGTCCTCACCTGGAAGGCCCGCAGGACCGACACCGCGCGCTCGGCGTTCGTGGCGTGGGGCAGCGCGCTCCTGATGACGGCGGCCGTCTTCAGCTTCATGGCGGGGATCTTCCACCAGTACTACACGATCGCCCTCGCCCCCTACATCGCGGCGCTGATCGGCATGGGCGCCACGGTCCTGTGGGAGGAGCGGGCCAAGTGGTGGGCGGGCGCGCTGCTCGGAGTGAGCGTCGCGGGGACGGCGTGGTGGGGCTACGTCCTGCTCGGCCGTACGCCCGACTACGTGCCGTGGCTGCGCTGGGCGGTGCTCGTCGGCGGCCTCGTGGGCGCGCTCGGCCTGCTGCTCACGGCGCGGCTCGGGCGTCAATTCGCCCTCGCGGCAGTGGGGCTGAGCCTCGCCGCTTCCTTGGCGGGGCTGGTCGCGTACACCCTCTCCACCGTGAACAGCGCGCACACCGGGTCGATCGTGACGGCGGGCCCCGCGTCGGCGGGCGGTATGGGAGGGCCTGGCGGAGGCGGTGGTCGGCCGGGTGGCGGCGGTGGTGGCGGTGGCGGTGGCGGTGGCGGGATGCAGCCTCCCGGTCAGAACGGGCAGCAGGGTCAGAACGGCAAGCAGGGCAACAACAACGCCATGCGGCCCCCCACCGGTGGCCAGCCCCAGGGCGGCCAGCAGCGCACCATGCCCGGCGGCGGAACCGCCGAGCGCGGTGGCATGGGCGGAGGCGGCATGGGCGGCCTCCTCGACGGGGCCCAGGTCAGCAGCAAGGCCAAGAAGCTCCTGGAAGAGGACGCCTCGGACTACACCTGGTCGGCGGCGGCCATCGGCTCGCAGAACGCCGCGAGCTACCAACTCGCCACCGGCGACCCGGTGATGGCCATCGGCGGCTTCAACGGCAGCGATCCGTCCCCGACCCTCGCGCAGTTCAAGCAGTACGTCGAGGACGGAAAGGTCCACTACTTCATCTCGGGCGGCGGCATGGGAGGCGGCGGCGGAGGTGGCATGGGAGGCGACAGCGGCACCTCCTCCAAGATCAGCTCCTGGGTGGAGGACACCTTCAAGAAGGTCACGGTCGGCAGCGCGACCTTCTACGACCTGACCCAGCCGAAGAGCTGA
- a CDS encoding MFS transporter has protein sequence MTATTTAETPTAPQGHPQRWLILGVICLAQLTVLLDNTVLNVAIPSLTEELDASTADIQWMINAYSLVQSGLLLTAGSASDRYGRKKMLTAGLALFGIGSLVAGLAQSSTQLIAARAGMGIGGALLITTTLAVIVQIFDDTERMKAIGLWSTVNSLGFAVGPLMGGVMLNHFWWGAIFLINIPVVIVALAAVVKLVPESKNPQGDRPDLLGALLSTIGMASVVYAIISGPEHGWTSTQVLVAAAVGVVVLGVFVVWELRIPYPMLDMHFFRNQRFIGAVAGAILVAFGMGGSLFLLTQHLQFVLGYEPLEAGLRTAPLAITVVALNLTGLGARLLKRTSTPATIAIGMSLLSAGLAAIAVLGGDNYAGMLAGLIVMGAGIAFAMPAMANAIMSAIPPEKAGVGAGVNGTLAEFGNGLGVAVLGAVLNSRFASLVTVSAVSLPAALAAAGSDAERTRIADAFSSGLETSQLVGAVAVLLGGMLAAALLKRAERADSAKTDPAAASA, from the coding sequence ATGACGGCAACGACGACCGCCGAGACCCCCACCGCCCCCCAGGGCCACCCCCAACGCTGGCTGATCCTCGGCGTCATCTGCCTGGCCCAGCTCACCGTCCTCCTGGACAACACCGTCCTGAACGTCGCCATCCCCTCCCTCACCGAGGAGCTGGACGCGTCCACGGCCGACATCCAGTGGATGATCAACGCCTACTCGCTCGTCCAGTCCGGGCTCCTGCTCACGGCGGGCAGCGCGTCCGACCGTTACGGCCGCAAGAAGATGCTCACCGCGGGCCTCGCCCTCTTCGGCATCGGCTCGCTGGTCGCGGGCCTCGCCCAGTCGTCGACGCAGCTCATCGCCGCGCGGGCCGGGATGGGCATAGGCGGCGCGCTCCTGATCACCACCACGCTCGCCGTGATCGTGCAGATTTTCGACGACACCGAGCGGATGAAGGCGATCGGCCTCTGGTCGACCGTCAACTCCCTCGGCTTCGCCGTCGGCCCGCTGATGGGCGGGGTCATGCTCAACCACTTCTGGTGGGGCGCGATCTTCCTGATCAACATCCCCGTCGTGATCGTCGCGCTCGCCGCGGTCGTGAAGCTGGTCCCCGAGTCCAAGAACCCGCAGGGGGACCGACCCGACCTGCTCGGCGCGCTGCTCTCCACCATCGGCATGGCCTCGGTCGTCTACGCGATCATCTCCGGCCCCGAGCACGGCTGGACGTCGACGCAGGTGCTCGTCGCGGCCGCCGTGGGCGTGGTCGTCCTCGGCGTCTTCGTCGTGTGGGAGCTGCGCATCCCGTACCCCATGCTGGACATGCACTTCTTCCGCAACCAGCGCTTCATCGGCGCCGTCGCGGGCGCCATCCTGGTCGCCTTCGGCATGGGCGGCTCGCTGTTCCTGCTCACCCAGCACCTCCAGTTCGTCCTCGGTTACGAGCCGTTGGAGGCGGGCCTGCGCACGGCGCCGCTCGCGATCACCGTCGTCGCGCTCAACCTCACCGGCCTCGGAGCGCGGCTCCTGAAGCGGACGAGCACCCCCGCGACGATCGCCATCGGCATGAGCCTGCTCTCCGCGGGCCTCGCCGCGATCGCCGTGCTCGGCGGCGACAACTACGCCGGGATGCTGGCCGGTCTCATCGTGATGGGCGCGGGTATCGCGTTCGCCATGCCCGCCATGGCCAACGCGATCATGAGCGCCATCCCGCCGGAGAAGGCGGGCGTGGGCGCGGGCGTCAACGGCACGCTCGCGGAGTTCGGCAACGGTCTGGGCGTGGCCGTGCTCGGCGCTGTCCTGAACTCACGCTTCGCCTCGCTCGTCACCGTCTCCGCGGTCTCGCTGCCCGCCGCGCTCGCCGCGGCCGGGTCGGACGCCGAACGCACGAGGATCGCCGACGCGTTCTCCTCGGGTCTGGAGACCAGTCAGCTGGTGGGCGCGGTGGCCGTGCTGCTCGGGGGCATGCTGGCAGCCGCGTTGCTGAAGCGTGCGGAGAGGGCAGACTCTGCGAAGACGGACCCGGCAGCGGCGTCCGCATAG
- a CDS encoding MarR family transcriptional regulator: MAAQRHYEELARQLSAIGAVKRGLGRGLPHDCPAGSAAVLVLIDRHGEMRMSKLAELLAVDMSVTSRHVAHVAEKEWILRDPDPADKRSRILRLTPTGKAKVNELSDLSIRTLTHYLHDWSDDEVVQLSTLLARLRDSFGDCRAASARLPLEETTRTPA, from the coding sequence GTGGCCGCGCAGCGTCATTACGAGGAGCTGGCCCGACAGCTCAGCGCCATCGGCGCCGTGAAACGTGGTCTCGGAAGAGGGCTGCCGCACGACTGCCCGGCAGGGTCCGCCGCCGTACTCGTCCTGATCGACCGGCACGGAGAGATGCGGATGAGCAAGCTCGCCGAGCTGCTCGCCGTGGACATGTCGGTGACCAGTCGCCACGTGGCCCATGTCGCCGAGAAGGAGTGGATCCTGCGGGATCCCGACCCCGCCGACAAGCGCTCCCGGATCCTGCGCCTCACGCCCACGGGCAAGGCGAAGGTCAATGAGCTGTCCGACCTGTCCATCAGGACACTCACCCACTACTTGCATGACTGGTCAGACGACGAGGTCGTCCAGCTCAGCACGCTGCTCGCGCGCCTGCGCGACAGCTTCGGGGACTGCCGTGCGGCTTCGGCCCGGCTCCCCTTGGAAGAGACCACCCGTACACCCGCGTAA
- a CDS encoding YceI family protein — protein MGLSARIRTRDGWAVSHAVVTLTDMTGTQVLRAAADGEGAVRDATELPPGPYTVIVTAVGYAPVASTALVTASGRAEVGNIVLARQGGTELPPPGPWTIDPAHSTVGAVAQHLGITSVHGRFTEFGGRVEIAEDVEKSRVEASIKSSSIDTGNGMRDGHLKSPDFLDVDQYPELTYRSSGLTPAGSDRWTVHGELQMHGVVRPVDLDLSYLGTGADPWGGTRAAFRATAELRREDFAMNYNQVVQAGISAIGTTLRVELDIQAVQGDSLPQG, from the coding sequence ATGGGACTCAGCGCTCGGATCCGGACGCGCGACGGGTGGGCGGTGTCGCACGCCGTCGTCACCCTCACCGATATGACCGGTACGCAGGTGCTGCGGGCCGCGGCGGACGGGGAGGGTGCCGTGCGCGACGCGACGGAACTGCCCCCGGGCCCGTACACCGTGATCGTCACGGCGGTCGGCTACGCGCCCGTGGCCTCGACCGCGCTCGTCACGGCGAGCGGCCGTGCCGAGGTGGGCAACATCGTCCTGGCCAGGCAGGGCGGCACGGAGCTGCCGCCGCCCGGCCCTTGGACCATCGACCCCGCGCACTCCACCGTGGGCGCGGTCGCCCAGCATCTGGGGATCACCAGCGTGCACGGCCGGTTCACGGAGTTCGGGGGGAGGGTGGAGATCGCGGAGGACGTGGAGAAGTCGCGTGTGGAGGCGTCCATCAAGTCGTCCTCGATCGACACCGGCAACGGCATGCGGGACGGTCACCTGAAGTCGCCCGACTTCCTGGACGTGGACCAGTACCCGGAGCTCACCTACCGGTCGTCCGGGCTCACGCCCGCCGGCTCGGACCGCTGGACGGTCCATGGGGAGCTGCAGATGCACGGTGTCGTACGGCCGGTCGACCTGGACCTTAGCTACCTCGGCACGGGGGCTGACCCCTGGGGCGGAACCCGCGCGGCCTTCCGGGCCACGGCGGAGCTGCGGCGGGAGGACTTCGCCATGAACTACAACCAGGTGGTGCAGGCGGGGATCTCGGCGATCGGCACGACGCTGCGGGTGGAGCTGGACATCCAGGCGGTACAGGGGGACTCCCTCCCCCAGGGCTAG
- a CDS encoding bifunctional glycosyltransferase family 2/GtrA family protein, with translation MQTDSSPDASPEASPGGACSVPLPARAHLPRAHPAGRRDAPVLDIVIPVYNEEKDLGPCVLRLHDHLVRTFPYPFRITIADNASTDRTPEVAARLAASGEEVRYTRLEQKGRGRALRAVWSASDAPVLAYMDVDLSTDLNALLPLVAPLISGHSDLAIGSRLARSSRVVRGPKREFISRTYNLILRGSLHARFSDAQCGFKAIRGDVAGVLLPLVEDTGWFFDTEMLVLAERAGLRIHEVPVDWVDDPNSTVHLVKTATDDLKGVWRVGRALAVGALPLDRLARPFGDDPRDRQLTGVPGGLARQLVGFCVVGALSTLFYLLLYSGFRTFSGSQVANALALLVSAVANTAANRRLTFGVRGRDRAMRHQAQGLVVFGIGLALTSGSLAALGAASGDPSHSTELAVLIAANLAATVLRFLLLRAWVFPERRSDPAPLPDASSSYSSYEPAYAHDPRNAR, from the coding sequence ATGCAAACCGACTCTTCCCCGGACGCTTCCCCGGAGGCTTCTCCGGGCGGCGCTTGCTCGGTCCCTCTGCCGGCACGGGCACACCTTCCACGGGCACATCCCGCCGGGCGGCGCGATGCGCCCGTCCTGGACATCGTGATCCCCGTCTACAACGAGGAGAAGGATCTGGGGCCGTGCGTGCTGCGCCTGCACGACCACCTCGTCCGCACCTTCCCCTACCCCTTCCGCATCACCATCGCGGACAACGCCTCCACGGACCGCACTCCCGAGGTGGCGGCGCGGCTCGCGGCGTCCGGCGAAGAGGTCCGCTACACGCGCCTTGAGCAGAAGGGGCGCGGGCGTGCCCTGCGTGCCGTGTGGTCCGCCTCGGACGCCCCCGTCCTCGCCTACATGGACGTGGACCTGTCCACCGACCTGAACGCGCTGCTCCCGTTGGTGGCGCCGCTCATCTCCGGGCACTCCGACCTGGCGATCGGCTCCCGGCTCGCGCGCAGTTCACGTGTGGTGCGCGGCCCCAAGCGGGAGTTCATCTCGCGTACGTACAACCTCATCCTGCGCGGCTCTCTGCACGCGCGCTTCTCCGACGCCCAGTGCGGGTTCAAGGCGATCAGGGGTGACGTGGCGGGGGTGCTGCTTCCGCTGGTCGAGGACACGGGGTGGTTCTTCGACACGGAGATGCTGGTGCTCGCCGAGCGCGCGGGCCTGCGCATCCACGAGGTGCCTGTCGACTGGGTCGACGACCCGAACTCGACCGTCCACCTGGTCAAGACGGCCACGGACGACCTCAAGGGGGTGTGGCGGGTCGGGCGCGCCCTCGCGGTCGGCGCGCTCCCGCTCGACCGTCTCGCGCGCCCCTTCGGAGACGACCCGCGCGACCGGCAACTGACCGGTGTACCAGGCGGGTTGGCCCGCCAGCTGGTCGGCTTCTGTGTGGTCGGCGCGCTCTCCACGCTCTTCTATCTGCTCCTGTACTCCGGCTTCCGTACGTTCTCGGGCTCGCAGGTGGCCAACGCCCTCGCCCTGCTCGTATCTGCCGTCGCCAACACGGCCGCCAACCGCCGGCTGACCTTCGGGGTGCGCGGCCGTGACCGCGCGATGCGGCACCAGGCGCAGGGCCTGGTCGTGTTCGGCATCGGCCTCGCTCTGACCAGCGGTTCGCTGGCCGCCCTCGGCGCGGCGTCGGGCGACCCGTCCCACTCCACGGAACTCGCCGTGCTGATAGCCGCCAACCTCGCGGCGACGGTCCTGCGGTTCCTGCTGCTTCGGGCCTGGGTCTTCCCGGAGCGCCGCTCCGATCCGGCGCCGCTGCCCGACGCCTCGTCCTCGTACTCCTCGTACGAGCCCGCTTACGCACACGACCCGAGGAACGCACGATGA
- a CDS encoding MFS transporter, protein MATTTPSGVRGSHAKHGASHGAAHDENAPMTHRQIMEALSGLLLGMFVAILSSTIVSNALPEIIGDLGGGQSAYTWVVTASLLAMTATTPLWGKLSDLFSKKALVQIALIIYVGGSVVAGLSQSAGMLIACRVVQGIGVGGLSALAQIVMAAMIAPRERGRYSGYLGATFAVATVGGPLLGGVITDTDWLGWRWCFYVGVPFAIIALIVLQKTLKLPVVKRDVKVDWSGAFFISAAVSLLLVWVTFAGDKYDWMSWQTGAMVGGSIVLGLIFLLVESKASEPIIPLRLFRNRTITLASLASLFVGVAMFAGTVFFSQYFQLARDKSPTMSGVMTIPMIAGLFVSSTVSGQVITKTGKWKAWLVSGGVLLTAGLGLLGTIRYDTEYWHIAIFMALMGLGVGMMMQNLVLATQNQVAPEDLGSASSVVTFFRSLGGAMGVSALGAVMSTRITDYVKDGLEDLGPKAAGMGHGGTGGGGIPDLDKLPEPFRTVMESAYGHGIADVFLIAAPMALIALLITLFIKEVPLRTSGGLAQAAETPAAAPTGAGSASAGADEQPVLASVGAHTEAGPDGTQKLAAVASSATGDAPLQTTGGGTPVHGFVRGAESTPVPRAAVTLISLGGRQLGRAVAQGDGSYAVDAPGAGSYVLIASADGFQPQASTIVVSDEALAYDILLSGTSGLSGVVRASDGKLPVAGAMVIVTDVRGDVLATGLTGEQGEFTFAELVPGQVTIAVNAAGHRPMALPVEVGAVGVTRVEVELNSGAQVLGTVRAAGGPLNDARVTLVDAAGNVVATATTGSDGAYAFTDLDSGEYTVIATGYPPVATGLTVAGEGVGDHDIELSHPGE, encoded by the coding sequence ATGGCAACAACCACACCATCCGGTGTGCGGGGCAGCCACGCCAAGCACGGAGCGTCGCACGGAGCGGCGCACGACGAGAACGCTCCGATGACGCACCGCCAGATCATGGAGGCCCTTTCCGGCCTGCTGCTCGGCATGTTCGTCGCGATCCTGTCGTCGACGATCGTCTCCAACGCCCTGCCTGAAATCATCGGCGACCTGGGCGGCGGCCAGTCCGCCTACACCTGGGTCGTCACCGCCTCGCTCCTGGCGATGACGGCGACCACGCCCCTGTGGGGCAAGCTGTCGGACCTCTTCAGCAAGAAGGCCCTGGTCCAGATAGCACTGATCATCTACGTCGGCGGTTCGGTCGTCGCCGGGCTCTCGCAGAGCGCCGGCATGCTGATCGCCTGCCGTGTCGTCCAGGGCATCGGCGTGGGTGGTCTCTCCGCCCTCGCGCAGATCGTGATGGCCGCGATGATCGCCCCGCGCGAGCGCGGCCGCTACTCCGGCTACCTCGGCGCCACCTTCGCCGTCGCCACCGTCGGCGGCCCGCTGCTCGGCGGTGTCATCACCGACACCGACTGGCTCGGCTGGCGCTGGTGCTTCTACGTCGGCGTGCCCTTCGCGATCATCGCCCTGATCGTGCTGCAGAAGACCCTGAAGCTCCCCGTCGTGAAGCGGGACGTCAAGGTCGACTGGAGCGGCGCCTTCTTCATCTCGGCCGCCGTCTCCCTGCTCCTGGTCTGGGTGACCTTCGCGGGTGACAAGTACGACTGGATGTCCTGGCAGACCGGCGCCATGGTCGGCGGTTCGATCGTCCTCGGCCTGATCTTCCTGCTCGTCGAGTCCAAGGCGAGCGAGCCGATCATCCCGCTGCGGCTCTTCCGCAACCGCACCATCACCCTCGCCTCGCTCGCCTCGCTCTTCGTGGGTGTCGCGATGTTCGCGGGCACGGTGTTCTTCAGCCAGTACTTCCAGCTGGCGCGCGACAAGTCGCCGACGATGTCCGGCGTCATGACGATCCCGATGATCGCCGGTCTGTTCGTCTCCTCGACGGTCTCCGGACAGGTCATCACCAAGACCGGCAAGTGGAAGGCCTGGCTGGTCTCCGGCGGTGTGCTCCTGACCGCGGGCCTCGGCCTGCTGGGCACGATCCGGTACGACACCGAGTACTGGCACATCGCGATCTTCATGGCGCTGATGGGGCTCGGCGTCGGCATGATGATGCAGAACCTCGTGCTCGCCACGCAGAACCAGGTCGCTCCCGAGGACCTCGGCTCCGCGAGCTCGGTCGTCACCTTCTTCCGTTCCCTCGGCGGCGCCATGGGTGTCTCGGCGCTCGGCGCCGTGATGTCGACGCGCATCACCGACTACGTGAAGGACGGCCTGGAGGACCTCGGTCCGAAGGCGGCCGGCATGGGGCACGGCGGCACGGGCGGCGGCGGCATCCCGGACCTGGACAAGCTCCCGGAGCCGTTCCGCACGGTCATGGAGAGCGCCTACGGGCACGGCATCGCCGACGTCTTCCTGATCGCCGCGCCGATGGCGCTCATCGCGCTCCTGATCACGCTGTTCATCAAGGAGGTTCCGTTGCGTACGTCGGGTGGGCTCGCCCAGGCCGCCGAGACTCCGGCCGCTGCCCCGACGGGCGCCGGGTCGGCCTCCGCGGGCGCCGACGAGCAGCCGGTCCTCGCCTCCGTCGGCGCACACACCGAAGCGGGCCCCGACGGCACGCAGAAGCTCGCCGCGGTCGCCTCGTCGGCCACCGGTGACGCCCCCCTGCAGACCACCGGCGGCGGCACTCCGGTCCACGGCTTCGTCCGTGGCGCGGAGAGCACTCCGGTCCCGCGGGCCGCGGTCACGCTGATCTCCCTCGGGGGACGGCAGCTGGGCCGTGCGGTGGCGCAGGGCGACGGCTCCTACGCGGTCGACGCCCCCGGCGCGGGCTCGTACGTACTGATCGCGTCGGCCGACGGTTTCCAGCCGCAGGCCTCCACGATCGTCGTCTCCGACGAGGCCCTCGCGTACGACATCCTGCTGAGCGGCACGAGCGGCCTCAGCGGTGTGGTGCGGGCCTCCGACGGCAAGCTGCCGGTCGCGGGCGCGATGGTCATCGTGACCGACGTGCGCGGCGACGTCCTGGCCACCGGGCTCACCGGTGAGCAGGGCGAGTTCACCTTCGCCGAGCTGGTCCCCGGCCAGGTCACCATCGCGGTGAACGCCGCGGGGCACCGCCCGATGGCGCTGCCCGTCGAGGTCGGCGCGGTCGGCGTCACCCGGGTCGAGGTCGAGCTGAACTCCGGTGCGCAGGTGCTCGGCACGGTGCGTGCGGCGGGCGGTCCGCTGAACGACGCGCGGGTCACGCTGGTGGACGCGGCGGGCAACGTCGTCGCCACCGCGACCACCGGGTCCGACGGCGCGTACGCCTTCACCGACCTGGACAGCGGCGAGTACACGGTCATCGCGACCGGTTACCCGCCGGTGGCGACGGGCCTGACCGTCGCCGGTGAAGGTGTCGGCGACCACGACATCGAACTCTCCCACCCCGGCGAGTAG